The genomic DNA TGAGGATAAGCGGGGCAGAGTCTCTCTGCGCTGCGAGCGAGATATTTGTAGGCATTGAATCATCGACCGCCATCCGTCCTTATCTTGAGAAGATGACGATGTCTGAGTTCTGCACTGTGCTGACCGCTGGAATGGCAACCGTTGCGTCAAGCATATTGGCGATCTATATCATGATCCTTCAAAAACAGTTTCCTGCCATAGCGGGGCATCTTGTGTCAGCCTCATTCCTCACAGCGCCTGCCGCGATAGTCATGTCGAAGATCCTTTTGCCTGAGACCGGAAAGCCTGAGACGCTGGGACTGCATGTCAAGCCTTATCAGGAAAAGGAATCGTCATTTATCGAGGCTTCAATAAACGGGGCGACCGCCGGGACAAAACTGGCTGTCGGTGTTGTGACATTGCTTGTCGCGTTCCTCGGACTTGTAGCGCTGGCGGATTTCATATTTGCGGGAGTCGGTTCAAAATTAAACAGCCTGCTCGGCCTCAATATGGACTTGTCGCTCAAGGTGCTTTTGGGATACATATTTTATCCGTTCACGCTTATCATCGGAGTTCCCCCGTCAGACGCTGTTGAAATATCGAAATTGATCGGCGAAAGGGTCATCCTCACAGAAACAAAATCATATATGGATCTCGCTGTGCTTATTGAGAATGGCGCTCTGCATGACCCGCGCTCTTCATTTATAGCGGTATACGCCCTATGCGGTTTTGCCCACTTCGCATCCCTTGCCATATTTGTTGGCGGGGTATCTGCGCTGGTTCCGTCCAGAACCGGAGACCTCTCAAAAGTGGGCCCAAGGGCGCTTCTTGCGGCGACATTGGCAACGCTTATGGCAGCTGCTGTTGCCGGGACTTTTTATAGCGGAGGCTCCATATTACTGGGGCGGTAATATGTTTGAGCCGATAAAGTATGATGTAATAATCGCAGGCGGCGGGCCTGCCGGTTCCACTGCCGGTTATATCCTTGCCAAAGCCGGCCTGAGTGTCCTGCTAATTGACAAGAGCGTTTTCCCGAGAAAGAAGCTCTGTGCAGGGCTCATCACCCACAAGACCGTCAGGCTTCTGAAACGCGTATTCAATGAAACAACAGACTCCTTGAAAGAGATCGGTGCGATCAATTTTGAATCTGACAGATATGAGATCCTTCACAGAAATGAGAGCCTTGCAAAGAACAGGTTTGCCATTCCTTATTATTTTGTAGAACGATTTATTTATGACGACTTTCTTCTGAATAAGGCAAAAAGCGCAGGCGTGGTTACAGCCGAAGGTGAGGGCGTCACTCACTGCGACCTCTCTTTAAATGAAGTGACTACAGATTCAGGCAGGACGCTTAAGGCAAAGTTCATCATAGGCGCTGACGGTGTGCACAGTTCAGTAAGAAAGGGATTTCCACATGAGAGGTTTAATAAGGATTCCTGGCAATATGATCTTGGTACTGCGATAGAGATAACCGTTGATAGGTCTGATATAAATTTTGAAGTGGATCATCCCATGGTCTTTTTCGGTTTTGCGGATTACGGTTACGCATGGATATTTCCTAACAGAGAAAGACTGGTGATCGGCATATGCGGCCTTAACAGGAAGAATAAGAAGAAGGGCTTTGTGAAATCTTTTCATGATTTCTTATCTGAGATCGGCATGGATGAATTAAAAAAAGAGAGCGTGAAAGGATATCCTCTTCCTTTCGGCAATTTTCTTTTGAAGCCGTTCTTCGGCAATGCGCTTCTCACAGGCGATGCAGCAGGATTTGCAGACCCTATATTCGGTGAGGGGATATTTTACGCGCAGAGAAGCGGCGAGCTTGCTGCACGGGCTATTATACAGTCAGTGAATGAAGGCACAGACGCCTGGAGCGCTTATCATGCATTACTGCAAAAACATATACTGCCTGAGATGATCTCGGCAAAGAGGCACCACTGGTTCTTTTATAACAGGCTGCAGAAGCAGTTCCTGAAGATCGTTTTCAACAAATTTGCAAACAGCGCATCGGAAACAGTGCATGGGATCAGAAGCCACCGGGGCCTCAGGAAGCTGACAGAAGGTAACTCTTAACTTTTCTTACACTATCTTGTAACCAGCTTTTTTAACCGCGTCCTCAATATTTTCTTTGCCGGTCTTTGCTGCGTCATAGGTGACCTTTGCAGAGCCGATTGCTACTTCAGATGAAGTCACGCCGTTAAGATTATCAAGAGCCTTCTTTACAGCCATTACACAGTGTCCGCAGCTCATGCCGTCTATCTTTAAATTTACTTCAGCCATAACCGCCTCCTCATAAAACTTAATAACACA from Thermodesulfovibrionia bacterium includes the following:
- a CDS encoding nucleoside transporter C-terminal domain-containing protein; translated protein: MNYNFVSFAGIFILMAFAWCLSTDRKVINWRVIIWGTAIQLIFALFIFVVPAGAKVFLFINDALVNVIDVAGAGTRFIFGRLALPPGVKDEWGGESLGFIFAFQALPTIIFFSSLMSILYYVGFMQWLIGIFARTFTKLMRISGAESLCAASEIFVGIESSTAIRPYLEKMTMSEFCTVLTAGMATVASSILAIYIMILQKQFPAIAGHLVSASFLTAPAAIVMSKILLPETGKPETLGLHVKPYQEKESSFIEASINGATAGTKLAVGVVTLLVAFLGLVALADFIFAGVGSKLNSLLGLNMDLSLKVLLGYIFYPFTLIIGVPPSDAVEISKLIGERVILTETKSYMDLAVLIENGALHDPRSSFIAVYALCGFAHFASLAIFVGGVSALVPSRTGDLSKVGPRALLAATLATLMAAAVAGTFYSGGSILLGR
- a CDS encoding cation transporter, translated to MAEVNLKIDGMSCGHCVMAVKKALDNLNGVTSSEVAIGSAKVTYDAAKTGKENIEDAVKKAGYKIV
- a CDS encoding geranylgeranyl reductase family protein — encoded protein: MFEPIKYDVIIAGGGPAGSTAGYILAKAGLSVLLIDKSVFPRKKLCAGLITHKTVRLLKRVFNETTDSLKEIGAINFESDRYEILHRNESLAKNRFAIPYYFVERFIYDDFLLNKAKSAGVVTAEGEGVTHCDLSLNEVTTDSGRTLKAKFIIGADGVHSSVRKGFPHERFNKDSWQYDLGTAIEITVDRSDINFEVDHPMVFFGFADYGYAWIFPNRERLVIGICGLNRKNKKKGFVKSFHDFLSEIGMDELKKESVKGYPLPFGNFLLKPFFGNALLTGDAAGFADPIFGEGIFYAQRSGELAARAIIQSVNEGTDAWSAYHALLQKHILPEMISAKRHHWFFYNRLQKQFLKIVFNKFANSASETVHGIRSHRGLRKLTEGNS